One Clostridia bacterium DNA window includes the following coding sequences:
- a CDS encoding NADH-quinone oxidoreductase subunit C, whose translation MIENLVDISKDQLLGEVQNMLFDDYRFVTATSVDNGDGTLDIIYHFDKDLVMKHFKIKVRKDEEVPSISKIYFCAILVENEIKELFGANITNIAIDYGGHMLLSDDELDSPMGRQQIIIEERKGDK comes from the coding sequence ATGATAGAAAATTTAGTTGATATTTCCAAGGACCAGCTCCTCGGAGAAGTCCAGAATATGTTGTTTGATGACTACAGGTTTGTAACTGCAACAAGTGTAGATAATGGTGATGGTACACTGGATATAATTTACCATTTTGACAAGGACCTTGTAATGAAGCATTTCAAGATAAAGGTCAGGAAAGATGAGGAAGTGCCCAGTATTTCTAAAATATACTTTTGTGCGATACTTGTAGAGAATGAAATAAAAGAGCTTTTTGGAGCTAACATAACAAATATTGCTATAGATTATGGCGGACATATGCTGCTTTCAGATGATGAACTGGATTCTCCCATGGGCAGGCAGCAAATAATTATAGAAGAAAGAAAGGGGGACAAATAA
- a CDS encoding nickel-dependent hydrogenase large subunit: MSRTVIPFGPQHPVLPEPLHLKLVMQDEKIVEAIPAIGYVHRGLEKLTETKEFTQNVFVVERVCGICSFQHALAYCQGMESLMNVEVPGRAKYLRVIWAELHRIHSHLLWLGLLADAFGFESVFMQCWRNREKVMDIMEETCGSRVIISGNVIGGVRRDISKEMLLKVSIIADEIKEDMKQLEPVFFNDYTVKHRLVGVGVLTKEDAFTLGALGPMARGSGIKQDLRSTGYAAYGELDFEPVVETDGDCYARTMVRLKEIYQSVKLIKQAIVSIPDGEINVAVKGNPNGEVVSRVEQPRGEVLYYMRGNGTKNLDRLRLRTPTFANIPTLLKMLPGSQLADVPVLILTIDPCISCTER; encoded by the coding sequence ATGTCAAGGACTGTTATACCTTTTGGACCCCAGCATCCGGTTTTACCGGAACCTCTTCATCTGAAGCTGGTTATGCAGGATGAAAAGATAGTTGAAGCTATTCCGGCTATAGGATATGTACACAGGGGCTTGGAAAAGCTTACTGAAACAAAAGAGTTTACACAAAATGTTTTTGTCGTGGAAAGAGTCTGCGGTATTTGTAGCTTTCAGCATGCTTTGGCATATTGCCAGGGTATGGAATCACTTATGAATGTAGAAGTTCCTGGAAGAGCAAAATATTTGAGGGTTATATGGGCAGAGCTACACAGGATACATAGCCATTTGCTGTGGTTAGGCCTGCTTGCAGACGCTTTCGGCTTTGAAAGTGTGTTCATGCAGTGCTGGAGAAACAGAGAAAAAGTTATGGATATAATGGAAGAGACATGCGGAAGCAGAGTAATCATTTCTGGTAATGTCATAGGCGGTGTAAGAAGGGATATATCCAAGGAAATGCTTCTCAAGGTTTCTATTATAGCTGATGAAATAAAGGAAGATATGAAGCAGCTTGAACCTGTATTTTTTAATGACTATACTGTTAAGCACAGGCTGGTGGGAGTAGGCGTATTGACTAAGGAAGATGCGTTTACACTCGGTGCACTGGGGCCGATGGCTAGAGGAAGTGGTATAAAACAGGATTTAAGGTCAACTGGATATGCAGCTTATGGAGAACTGGACTTTGAACCTGTTGTTGAAACTGATGGAGATTGCTATGCAAGAACTATGGTAAGATTAAAGGAAATATATCAGTCGGTCAAACTCATAAAACAGGCTATAGTGAGTATTCCGGACGGAGAGATAAATGTTGCGGTAAAAGGAAATCCTAATGGAGAAGTTGTATCAAGAGTTGAGCAGCCAAGAGGGGAAGTCCTTTATTACATGAGGGGTAACGGCACAAAGAATCTCGACAGATTAAGACTTCGTACTCCTACCTTTGCAAATATTCCGACATTGTTAAAGATGCTTCCGGGAAGTCAGCTTGCTGATGTGCCTGTGTTGATACTGACTATAGATCCTTGCATAAGCTGTACCGAGCGTTAA
- a CDS encoding 4Fe-4S binding protein, with translation MFDMIGNIFKNLASKPATRKYPYEKREPFKESRGRVKGVDIDVCIFCGICGRKCPADAIKVNKNEKSWEIDPFKCVVCGVCSEVCPKKCLYMGEEYTASSYKKENVKLVQQPKPAETPAQANTQDQQ, from the coding sequence ATGTTTGATATGATTGGCAATATATTCAAGAATTTGGCATCCAAACCCGCAACAAGAAAGTATCCCTATGAAAAGAGGGAGCCTTTCAAGGAAAGCAGGGGAAGGGTCAAGGGTGTAGATATAGATGTTTGCATTTTCTGCGGTATCTGCGGAAGAAAATGCCCTGCTGATGCAATCAAGGTAAATAAAAATGAAAAGTCATGGGAGATTGATCCCTTCAAGTGTGTAGTATGCGGCGTCTGTTCTGAAGTATGCCCTAAGAAGTGTCTGTATATGGGTGAAGAGTATACCGCTTCATCGTATAAAAAGGAAAACGTAAAGCTGGTACAACAGCCTAAGCCGGCGGAGACACCTGCACAGGCGAATACACAGGATCAGCAATAA
- the hypA gene encoding hydrogenase maturation nickel metallochaperone HypA translates to MHEYAVTKSLVNIVEEEAKKAGAGKVTEIKLVIGDLSTIIDESVQMYFDIISEGTVAQGARLIFRRVPAEFQCKSCGCVYNKPEKGFECPGCGSVGIPTGKGKEFYIESLEVE, encoded by the coding sequence ATGCATGAATACGCAGTTACAAAAAGTCTTGTGAATATTGTTGAAGAAGAGGCCAAAAAGGCCGGTGCCGGCAAGGTTACAGAGATTAAACTCGTGATAGGCGATCTCTCAACTATTATTGATGAGTCCGTTCAGATGTATTTTGATATAATAAGTGAAGGTACTGTTGCTCAAGGTGCCAGACTGATTTTTAGAAGAGTGCCGGCAGAATTTCAATGTAAATCCTGTGGCTGTGTATATAATAAACCTGAGAAAGGCTTTGAGTGTCCCGGATGTGGCAGTGTGGGCATTCCAACAGGAAAAGGAAAAGAATTTTACATTGAGAGTCTGGAGGTTGAGTAG
- a CDS encoding trimeric intracellular cation channel family protein has protein sequence MIFIDLMGIIGTAAFSVSGVLVGIKNRLDLFGLFVLAIITASGGGLIRDVIISDDMPVFFTESQYLITIIISMIATFFSIKYIKRLMYIIKVFDAIGLGVFTVIAAYRCMLLGMPVIGVVFIAALTGIGGGIIRDILVNEVPLVFRSEIYALASILGALMFYGLYHIIEVNLNVYICIFTIFTIRMAAVHYNLNLPVIKPKDED, from the coding sequence ATGATTTTTATTGATTTGATGGGAATAATCGGTACAGCAGCTTTTTCTGTATCCGGTGTTCTGGTTGGAATAAAAAACCGTCTGGATCTGTTTGGGTTATTTGTACTTGCGATTATTACGGCTTCGGGAGGCGGGCTGATACGTGATGTCATTATAAGTGATGATATGCCGGTATTTTTTACTGAGTCTCAATATCTCATTACTATAATAATATCAATGATTGCCACCTTTTTCAGCATAAAGTATATAAAAAGACTGATGTACATAATAAAGGTTTTCGATGCTATAGGCTTAGGGGTATTCACTGTAATAGCAGCGTATAGGTGCATGCTTCTGGGCATGCCTGTAATAGGAGTGGTGTTCATAGCCGCATTGACGGGAATAGGCGGAGGTATCATAAGGGATATTCTTGTAAATGAAGTCCCCCTTGTCTTTAGAAGCGAAATATATGCTTTAGCATCGATCCTTGGAGCATTAATGTTTTACGGACTTTATCATATAATAGAAGTTAATTTGAATGTATATATTTGTATATTCACAATTTTTACAATAAGAATGGCAGCGGTGCATTATAATCTGAATCTGCCTGTTATAAAGCCAAAAGATGAGGATTAG